From Diospyros lotus cultivar Yz01 chromosome 4, ASM1463336v1, whole genome shotgun sequence, a single genomic window includes:
- the LOC127800316 gene encoding disease resistance protein RPV1-like isoform X4 yields MFYIFLFGLCCFALASVAWHRRRSQFVFRADQQLMASTSTQLQQDGAFLPSGSISWKYDVFLSFRGTDTRNGFVDHLYSALHEKVIFTFKDDQRLERGESISPTLMKAIEESRFAVVVFSENYASSKWCLEELVKILERKKTGALIVLPVFYKVDPSDLRKQRGSVGEAFAQHEGDSSEEKVQRWRNALTEVANSSGWHSETYGPEAKLVRDIAINILNRLGDNGSSIFEDVVGLLPRIEEVMSLLEMGLDLLPRIVGICGMGGIGKTTIAKAVYHQIRSQFVGSCYLEKVRENCEKRGLESLQKSLLLDICSISDSDIKIRNIDWPGLIRNAVGNKKVLVVLDDVDHSDQLDALVDRLDWFGPGSRIIITTRNSHLLARYGPRSHVYNVEGLNDEEAFKLFCCKAFWNNQPTPGFEDLIKSAVDYAKGVPLALEVLGRFLISREVNEWQSAIHRLGQEPNRDIQKVLKLSYDGLGDEEQQIFLDIACFFKRYSNEYSKVVNMLDGCGFQAVIGISVLKDRALVTIRDGVLTRGKTIDMHDLIQEMGWHIVNEESPKEPGRRSRLWKSKDIYDTLTKKTGTEAVETIVLDSHEIKEISLSPDAFSKMSELRLLKLSNVQLPNGLDYLSNDLRLLDWHGYPLKYLPSNFQPDSLVTVKLSHSCLELWNGRMCLDKLKYVDLSYSPCITKNIDFTKAANLTELILKGCTNLVEISSIEGIKRLTVLNLGGLKNLKVLPAGRWLKSLEKLFLPGCSKLENVSEVLASTECLIHLDLNGTCVEELRVEHLSNLQFISLEDCKELTSLPSGICGLKLLTKLNVSGCSKLSKLPENLGGLERLEYIGLRNCKELTSLPSGICGLKLLTRFDVSGCSKLSKLPENLGGLERLKYIGLKDCKELTSLPSGICGLKLLTRFDVSGCSKLSKLPENLGELESLQSLEADFTAIKQPPSSITHLKELRDLSFKGCKGPLFSSFFIQKEPMGFKLPALSGLRSLTELHLRDCNFLEGFLPDDLGSLSSLDYLDLSGTNIISLPTCIRDLSKLCYYLDLRNCKKLKTLPYLPTNIRFIYASGCTSLETLLDPAILPRNLDGAYLINCHTLLKNRPSLLLELLRNILKNKKESHIVVPGREIPKYFRYQNNMGHYVRIQVMPDWYERLRGFVVCAVFEAMAPSIDAKRYACAECYVMWNDVLLYSTEIIFGNFQFQSDHLFFHYISSKPTFKENDWVGEIRRRRAEVNDLKKNEIIFYFSSPEMVDMVAPVKCAVHMVYENDEEWPDHPHLTIQQSDHDEYGSTEWMQGVVLRKRSRHDYNYKEDTREQTNPKKWKYNCSISLIEGPLRWW; encoded by the exons atgttttatatatttctttttggcCTCTGTTGCTTCGCATTGGCCTCTGTTGCTTGGCATAGACGAAGAAGCCAGTTTGTTTTCCGAGCAGATCAACAATTAATGGCTTCCACCAGCACCCAATTGCAGCAGGACGGAGCTTTTCTCCCTTCTGGGTCTATTTCCTGGAAATACGACGTCTTCTTGAGCTTTAGAGGCACAGACACCCGTAACGGCTTCGTCGACCATCTCTATTCGGCTCTGCATGAGAAGGTCATTTTCACGTTCAAGGATGACCAGAGGCTCGAGAGAGGTGAATCGATTTCTCCGACGCTCATGAAAGCCATCGAAGAGTCGAGGTTTGCCGTGGTGGTTTTCTCCGAGAACTACGCTTCTTCCAAGTGGTGCTTGGAGGAACTCGTTAAGATCCTCGAGCGCAAGAAGACGGGGGCACTCATCGTTTTGCCCGTGTTCTATAAAGTAGATCCCTCGGATTTACGGAAACAAAGAGGGAGCGTTGGAGAAGCATTCGCCCAACATGAGGGAGATTCCAGCGAAGAGAAGGTGCAGAGATGGAGGAATGCTCTAACGGAAGTGGCCAACAGTTCTGGGTGGCATTCAGAAACATACGG GCCTGAAGCAAAGCTTGTCCGAGACATTGCCATTAATATTCTAAATAGACTGGGAGATAATGGTTCAAGCATTTTTGAAGATGTTGTTGGATTGCTTCCTCGTATAGAAGAAGTGATGTCACTATTAGAAATGGGGTTGGATTTGCTTCCTCGTATAGTAGGGATATGTGGAATGGGAGGTATAGGAAAGACTACTATTGCCAAGGCTGTCTATCACCAAATTCGTTCTCAGTTTGTTGGTAGCTGCTACCTTGAAAAAGTTAGAGAAAATTGTGAGAAACGTGGTTTGGAGTCATTGCAAAAATCTCTTCTTCTTGATATCTGCTCGATCTCAGACAgtgatataaaaataagaaatattgaTTGGCCTGGGCTAATAAGGAACGCGGTAGGGAATAAGAAGGTTCTTGTAGTCTTGGATGATGTAGACCATTCAGATCAACTGGATGCCCTCGTTGATAGACTTGATTGGTTTGGTCCAGGAAGTAGAATTATAATAACGACCAGAAACAGTCATTTACTTGCCAGATATGGTCCAAGAAGTCATGTCTATAATGTTGAGGGACTAAATGACGAGGAAGCTTTTAAGCTATTTTGTTGTAAAGCATTCTGGAACAACCAACCAACGCCAGGTTTTGAGGATCTCATAAAAAGTGCAGTTGATTACGCTAAAGGAGTTCCACTGGCTCTTGAAGTTTTGGGCCGTTTTCTAATTAGCAGAGAGGTAAACGAATGGCAGAGTGCAATCCATAGATTAGGGCAAGAGCCTAATCGAGATATTCAGAAAGTGCTCAAATTAAGCTATGATGGACTGGGGGATGAGGAGCAACAAATTTTCCTCGACATTGCCTGCTTCTTTAAACGGTATAGCAACGAGTATTCCAAAGTTGTGAATATGCTGGATGGTTGTGGGTTCCAAGCGGTTATTGGAATAAGTGTTCTTAAAGACAGGGCACTTGTAACGATAAGAGACGGTGTCCTTACAAGAGGCAAGACAATAGATATGCATGATCTGATACAAGAAATGGGATGGCATATTGTTAATGAAGAATCCCCAAAAGAGCCCGGTAGAAGAAGCAGGTTGTGGAAGTCCAAAGACATCTACGATACACTCACAAAAAAAACT GGGACAGAAGCAGTGGAGACCATAGTTTTGGATTCTCATGAAATAAAAGAGATATCCTTGAGTCCTGATGCATTTTCAAAGATGAGCGAATTGCGACTGCTCAAGCTTAGTAATGTTCAGCTTCCTAACGGTCTCGACTACCTCTCCAATGATTTACGCCTTCTTGATTGGCATGGATACCCTTTAAAATACCTGCCATCAAATTTTCAACCGGATAGCCTTGTCACAGTAAAACTGTCGCATAGCTGCTTGGAACTTTGGAATGGAAGAATG TGTCTGGACAAGTTGAAATACGTTGACCTCAGTTATTCACCATGCATAACTAAGAATATAGATTTTACAAAGGCAGCAAATCTTACGGAATTGATTCTCAAAGGTTGTACGAACTTGGTTGAGATCTCATCCATTGAAGGCATTAAAAGGCTTACGGTCTTAAATTTGGGGGGCTTGAAAAATCTTAAGGTTCTTCCTGCGGGCCGTTGGCTTAAATCCcttgaaaaactttttcttCCTGGTTGCTCAAAACTTGAAAATGTTTCTGAAGTCTTAGCGTCTACGGAATGCTTAATTCATCTTGATTTGAATGGGACTTGTGTAGAGGAACTGCGAGTTGAACATCTCAGCAATCTTCAATTTATTAGTCTGGAGGATTGCAAAGAACTTACAAGTCTTCCAAGTGGCATTTGTGGGTTGAAACTTCTTACAAAGTTGAATGTTTCTGGCTGCTCAAAACTTAGCAAGTTGCCCGAGAACCTAGGAGGATTGGAGAGATTGGAATATATTGGTCTGAGGAATTGCAAAGAACTTACAAGTCTTCCAAGTGGCATTTGTGGGTTGAAACTTCTTACACGGTTTGATGTTTCTGGATGCTCAAAACTTAGCAAGTTGCCCGAGAACCTAGGAGGATTAGAGAGATTGAAATATATTGGTCTGAAGGATTGCAAAGAACTTACAAGTCTTCCAAGTGGCATTTGTGGGTTGAAACTTCTTACACGGTTTGATGTTTCTGGCTGCTCAAAACTTAGCAAGTTGCCCGAGAACCTAGGAGAATTGGAGAGTTTGCAGTCACTTGAAGCTGATTTTACCGCTATTAAGCAACCACCATCCTCGATTACGCACCTGAAGGAGCTTAGGGATTTGTCATTTAAGGGATGCAAGGGACCACTGTTCTCATCATTTTTTATTCAGAAAGAACCCATGGGTTTTAAGCTACCTGCTCTATCAGGTTTACGCTCTTTGACTGAGCTACATCTCAGGGACTGCAACTTCTTAGAAGGATTTCTCCCAGATGACCTAGGCTCCTTATCCTCGTTGGACTATTTAGACCTTAGTGGTACCAACATTATCAGTTTGCCAACATGCATCAGAGATCTTTCCAAGCTTTGTTACTATCTTGATTTGAGGAATTGCAAAAAGCTTAAAACATTGCCCTATCTCCCGACAAATATTCGTTTCATTTATGCAAGTGGATGCACATCATTAGAAACATTGCTGGATCCGGCTATATTGCCTAGAAATCTTGATGGTgcctatttaattaattgtcatacACTATTAAAGAATAGGCCCAGCCTCCTCCTTGAACTTCTCAGAAATATTCTTAAg AATAAGAAAGAAAGCCATATTGTTGTTCCTGGAAGAGAGATTCCAAAGTATTTCAGGTATCAGAATAATATGGGGCATTATGTTCGAATCCAGGTGATGCCAGATTGGTATGAAAGGCTCAGGGGTTTTGTTGTATGTGCTGTTTTTGAAGCAATGGCTCCTTCAATTGATGCCAAACGCTATGCATGTGCGGAATGTTACGTGATGTGGAATGATGTTTTACTCTATTCCACGGAAATCATCTTTGGCAACTTCCAATTTCAGTCCGATCacttattttttcattacaTTTCATCTAAACCAACCTTTAAAGAGAATGATTGGGTGGGTGAAATTAGGAGGAGGAGGGCGGAggtgaatgatttgaaaaagaatGAGATCATCTTTTATTTTAGTAGTCCTGAAATGGTTGACATGGTTGCCCCAGTGAAATGCGCTGTACATATGGTATATGAGAATGATGAAGAATGGCCAGATCATCCACATTTAACTATCCAACAAAGCGACCATGATGAGTATGGGTCAACGGAATGGATGCAAGGTGTTGTATTGAGAAAGAGAAGTCGCCATGACTATAATTACAAGGAAGACACAAGAGAACAAACGAATCCTAAGAAATGGAAATACAATTGTTCTATTTCTCTCATTGAGGGGCCCTTGCGCTGGTGGTAG